A genomic stretch from bacterium includes:
- a CDS encoding sulfite exporter TauE/SafE family protein encodes MAVLILIVGFAISCLSGLLGIGGGIVMAPALLYLPPAFGLASLDMRQVAGLTITQGLFACLSGAWRHDRYRSVSRRLVVSMGSAITAAALAGSVISRWVANEVLMVVFAGLAAIAALMMWLPKSDESVGGDPNACRFNLPLAVSIALAIGFLGGLVGQGGSFILIPLMLHVLRLPTRVVIGSNLALVFLASLAGFVGKAATGQVPLSPAVLLVLAAVPGAQIGGILSHRTSPRWLRTTLAVVIALAAAGMIVDVIGGGMIRY; translated from the coding sequence TTGGCGGTTCTGATCCTTATCGTGGGTTTCGCCATCAGCTGCCTGTCCGGGCTGCTCGGGATCGGCGGCGGGATCGTCATGGCGCCTGCCCTTCTGTACCTTCCCCCCGCCTTTGGTCTCGCCTCCCTGGACATGCGGCAGGTCGCCGGCCTGACGATCACGCAAGGGCTGTTCGCCTGCCTGTCCGGGGCCTGGCGTCACGACAGGTACCGATCCGTGAGCCGCCGGCTCGTGGTCTCGATGGGGAGCGCCATCACGGCCGCCGCGCTGGCGGGTTCGGTGATCTCGCGGTGGGTGGCGAACGAGGTGTTGATGGTCGTTTTCGCCGGGCTCGCCGCCATTGCCGCGCTGATGATGTGGCTTCCGAAGTCCGATGAATCCGTGGGCGGGGACCCGAACGCCTGTCGGTTCAATCTCCCCCTTGCCGTTTCGATTGCCTTGGCGATCGGCTTTCTGGGCGGGCTGGTCGGACAGGGAGGCTCGTTCATCCTCATCCCCCTGATGCTCCACGTCCTCCGGCTGCCTACCCGCGTGGTCATCGGGAGCAACCTGGCGCTCGTGTTCCTCGCCTCGCTCGCGGGATTCGTGGGCAAGGCGGCGACGGGGCAGGTGCCGCTCTCCCCCGCCGTGCTGCTCGTCCTCGCGGCGGTGCCGGGCGCCCAGATCGGCGGCATCCTGAGCCATCGCACCAGTCCCCGATGGCTGAGGACCACGCTTGCGGTCGTGATCGCCCTGGCCGCGGCGGGAATGATCGTCGACGTCATCGGCGGGGGGATGATAAGGTACTGA
- a CDS encoding cytochrome c, which produces MNVPLAYSSVFLVVATLAIGFPAAADGPSGHHETATAAHDEQAMKAQHERMGKFRTAMVALGEAVIHGNKAAAGEQASRLTDALRGHEKDIPHKNVSRTREFQAFYGELRKRTAKLAADAGTGNLQKTSLAYGRVLEVCASCHAKFRD; this is translated from the coding sequence GTGAACGTTCCCCTCGCCTATTCGAGCGTTTTTCTTGTCGTCGCCACCCTCGCCATCGGCTTCCCCGCCGCCGCCGATGGCCCTTCCGGTCATCATGAAACCGCGACGGCGGCGCATGACGAGCAGGCGATGAAAGCCCAGCACGAGCGGATGGGGAAATTCAGGACGGCGATGGTCGCCCTGGGCGAAGCCGTCATCCATGGGAACAAAGCCGCCGCGGGGGAACAGGCGAGCCGGCTGACGGACGCCCTCCGTGGTCACGAGAAGGACATCCCGCACAAGAACGTTTCGCGGACCAGGGAATTCCAGGCGTTTTACGGAGAGTTGCGGAAGAGGACCGCGAAACTGGCGGCCGATGCCGGGACCGGCAACCTGCAGAAGACGTCCCTGGCCTACGGCAGGGTCCTGGAAGTCTGCGCCTCCTGCCACGCGAAGTTCAGGGACTGA
- a CDS encoding efflux RND transporter permease subunit, with translation MLGRIIEASVRNKYLVILAAVFLAAWGIWAMYRIPLDAIPDLSDVQVIVFTEYPGQGPRIVEEQVTYPLTTAMLAVPKTKAVRGYSFFGISFVYIIFADGTDIYWARSRVLEYLNFASKRLPAGVTPTLGPDATGVGWVYEYALVDKTGKNDLAKLRSLQDWYLRYELTAVDGVSEVASIGGMVKQYQVVVHPNKLAAYGIPIQKVRMAIQRSNNDVGGRLVEMGETEFMVRGLGYIKTLDDLRSIPLSSERGTPVLLRDVADVRLGPELRRGIADLNGEGDVAGGVVIMRFGENALTTIENVKKKLEDLKAGLPEGVEIVPVYDRSGLIERAIETLKWKLLEESMVVALICVLFLLHFRSALVAILTLPLAVLMAFIVMYYQGLNANIMSLSGIAIAIGAMVDAAIIMIENMHKHMEHDGGKRSHWDLVVEASREVGPTLFYSLLVITVSFLPVFTLEAQEGRLFKPLAFTKTYSMAAAALLSITVVPIWMGFFIRGKIRPEERNPINRFLIRLYHPVLDWALKYKKTVLIGAIAVVATTAYPILKIGTEFMPPLYEGDLLYMPTTLPGISITKAKELLQQTDRIIRTFPEVHHVFGKIGRAETATDPAPLTMIETTITLKPEKEWRKGVTHEKLVEELNAAIRFPGVTNAWTMPIKTRTDMLATGIKTPVGIKILGDDLDTLVKLGEQVEAVVSKVPGTLSAYSERITGGNYFDYDIRREEAARYGLTVGDVQDVIMSAMGGMNVTTTVEGLERYPVNVRYPEELRDNPESMRRILVPTPGGAQVPLGQLADISIHKGPANIKSENARRTVWIYVDIRGIDLGTYVKNAQEAVRKNIKLPAGYSLLWSGQFEYMERAGERLMIVIPLTLLIVFLIIYMNTKSLAKTTIVLLAVPFSLVGAFWLIYLLGFNLSVAVWVGIIALAGLDAETGVVMLLYLDVAYENMKRKKLMNTMGDLKEAIVDGAVKRIRPKIMTASVIVAGLLPIMWSTGTGSDVMKRIAAPMVGGVVTSVIMELLVYPVIYEFLKQKGLDRSEARTSLEAAPAPPPEDSE, from the coding sequence GTGCTGGGACGTATCATCGAGGCGTCCGTCCGGAACAAGTACCTCGTGATTCTCGCCGCGGTTTTTCTCGCCGCCTGGGGGATCTGGGCGATGTACCGGATCCCCCTGGACGCCATCCCGGACCTCTCGGACGTCCAGGTCATCGTCTTCACGGAATATCCCGGACAGGGACCCCGGATCGTCGAGGAGCAGGTCACCTATCCGCTCACCACCGCGATGCTCGCCGTCCCGAAGACGAAAGCGGTCCGCGGCTACTCCTTCTTCGGCATTTCGTTCGTGTACATCATCTTCGCGGACGGCACCGACATCTACTGGGCGCGAAGCCGTGTCCTCGAATACCTGAACTTCGCCTCCAAGCGGCTTCCGGCCGGCGTCACTCCCACCCTGGGGCCCGACGCGACCGGGGTCGGGTGGGTGTACGAGTACGCCCTCGTGGACAAAACGGGGAAGAACGACCTCGCGAAGCTTCGGTCCCTGCAGGACTGGTATCTCCGGTACGAATTGACCGCGGTGGACGGGGTCTCCGAAGTCGCCTCGATCGGCGGGATGGTGAAGCAGTACCAGGTGGTTGTCCACCCCAACAAGCTCGCCGCGTACGGGATCCCGATCCAGAAGGTCCGGATGGCGATCCAGCGGAGCAACAACGACGTGGGCGGACGCCTCGTGGAGATGGGCGAGACGGAGTTCATGGTCCGGGGCCTCGGGTACATCAAGACGCTGGACGACCTGCGGAGCATCCCCCTGTCGAGCGAGCGGGGCACCCCGGTCCTCCTGCGCGACGTGGCGGACGTGCGCCTCGGGCCCGAGCTGCGCCGGGGGATCGCCGACCTGAACGGCGAGGGGGACGTTGCCGGCGGCGTGGTCATCATGCGCTTCGGCGAGAACGCCCTCACCACGATCGAGAACGTGAAGAAGAAGCTCGAAGATCTCAAGGCGGGCCTCCCCGAAGGCGTCGAGATCGTTCCCGTGTACGACCGGTCGGGCCTCATCGAGCGCGCGATCGAGACGTTGAAATGGAAGCTCCTGGAAGAATCGATGGTCGTGGCGCTGATCTGCGTCCTCTTCCTGCTCCACTTCCGGAGCGCCCTCGTGGCGATCCTGACGCTGCCGCTGGCGGTCCTCATGGCCTTCATCGTCATGTACTACCAGGGGCTCAACGCCAACATCATGTCGTTGAGCGGGATCGCGATCGCCATCGGCGCCATGGTGGACGCGGCGATCATCATGATCGAGAACATGCACAAGCACATGGAGCACGACGGCGGGAAACGGAGCCACTGGGACCTCGTCGTCGAAGCGTCGCGGGAGGTGGGCCCCACCCTCTTCTATTCCCTCCTGGTGATCACGGTCTCCTTTCTGCCGGTGTTCACCCTGGAGGCCCAGGAGGGGAGGCTCTTCAAGCCCCTGGCCTTCACCAAGACCTACTCCATGGCGGCGGCGGCGCTGCTTTCGATCACGGTCGTCCCCATCTGGATGGGTTTCTTCATCCGGGGGAAGATCCGGCCGGAGGAGAGGAACCCGATCAACCGGTTCCTCATCCGCCTCTACCATCCCGTGCTCGACTGGGCGCTGAAGTATAAAAAAACCGTCCTGATCGGGGCAATCGCGGTGGTCGCGACCACCGCGTACCCGATCCTGAAGATCGGCACGGAGTTCATGCCCCCCCTGTACGAAGGGGACCTGCTCTACATGCCGACCACCCTGCCGGGGATCTCGATCACGAAGGCGAAGGAGCTGCTCCAGCAGACCGACCGGATCATCCGGACCTTCCCCGAGGTGCACCACGTTTTCGGGAAGATCGGACGGGCGGAGACGGCCACCGACCCGGCGCCCCTCACCATGATCGAGACGACGATCACCCTCAAACCCGAGAAGGAGTGGCGAAAGGGGGTGACCCACGAGAAGCTCGTGGAGGAGTTGAACGCGGCGATCCGGTTCCCCGGTGTGACCAACGCCTGGACGATGCCGATCAAGACGCGCACCGACATGCTCGCGACCGGGATAAAGACGCCCGTGGGGATCAAGATCCTGGGGGACGATCTCGACACGCTCGTGAAGCTCGGGGAGCAGGTCGAGGCCGTCGTCTCCAAGGTTCCCGGCACCTTGTCGGCCTATTCCGAACGGATCACGGGCGGGAACTACTTCGATTACGACATCCGCCGCGAGGAGGCGGCGCGGTACGGCCTCACCGTCGGCGACGTCCAGGACGTGATCATGTCCGCCATGGGGGGGATGAACGTGACGACCACCGTGGAGGGACTGGAGCGGTATCCCGTGAACGTCCGTTACCCCGAGGAGCTCCGGGACAATCCCGAGTCGATGCGGCGCATCCTGGTCCCGACCCCCGGCGGAGCCCAGGTCCCGCTGGGGCAGCTCGCGGACATCTCGATCCACAAGGGACCGGCGAACATCAAGAGCGAAAACGCCCGCAGGACGGTCTGGATCTACGTCGACATCCGAGGGATCGACCTGGGGACCTACGTCAAGAACGCCCAGGAAGCGGTACGGAAAAACATCAAGCTACCCGCCGGCTACAGCCTGCTGTGGAGCGGCCAGTTCGAGTACATGGAGCGGGCAGGGGAACGTCTGATGATCGTCATCCCCCTCACGCTTCTCATCGTCTTCCTGATCATCTACATGAACACGAAGTCGCTGGCCAAGACGACGATCGTGCTCCTCGCGGTCCCCTTCTCCCTCGTGGGTGCCTTCTGGCTCATCTACCTTCTCGGTTTCAACCTCTCCGTGGCGGTCTGGGTCGGGATCATCGCCCTCGCGGGGCTCGACGCCGAGACGGGAGTGGTCATGCTCCTGTACCTCGACGTTGCCTACGAGAACATGAAGCGGAAAAAGCTCATGAACACGATGGGGGACCTCAAGGAGGCGATCGTCGACGGGGCGGTGAAACGGATCCGCCCGAAGATCATGACGGCCTCGGTCATCGTCGCGGGCCTCCTCCCCATCATGTGGAGCACGGGGACCGGGTCCGACGTGATGAAGCGGATCGCCGCCCCCATGGTCGGAGGCGTGGTCACCTCCGTCATCATGGAGCTCCTCGTCTACCCGGTGATCTACGAGTTCCTGAAGCAGAAGGGTCTGGACCGTTCCGAGGCGAGGACCTCGCTCGAGGCGGCTCCCGCCCCGCCGCCGGAGGATTCCGAGTAG
- a CDS encoding efflux RND transporter periplasmic adaptor subunit, whose translation MTAKKIITQILLVLVAAGIGGAGAWYWLAKGDGHVRPAAEKGETAEAEKQQYTCSMHPFVVSDKPGSCPICGMTLVPIRSDSAASTGSGGEKKDRKILFYRNPMNPGVTSPVPAKDNMGMDYVPVYEGEGGEEGTIRVDPNTVQSIGVRTATVTTGELKKTIRTVGRVAYDESRITSVNSKVNGWIEKLHVNTTGQEVRKGEPLIDIYSPDLVSAQQEYLIARGHFEKVKDSPFPDVVKSAADLLDSARKRLDYWDINDAQIVKLERTGEVRKTLTLYSPFRGVVVSKAAFDGARVMAGMELFRIADISRIWVQADVYEYELPWVKQGVPATVTLDYLPGKKFHGTVTYVYPYLEGKTRTATARIELVNPGILLKPDMYAHVELHPRVKGRTVLIPSDAIIRSGIRNVVFIARGEGRFQPREVSLGVEGEEGTVQVLSGLSGGEQIVVSAQFLLDSESNLKEALKKFQGGAAGSPAGPATPSSAPSPSSPPPSGGMENGSSTKGTDMKGMDMKGSSTGTEHPAEHGKGR comes from the coding sequence ATGACCGCGAAGAAGATCATAACGCAGATTCTCCTGGTGCTGGTCGCCGCGGGGATCGGCGGCGCCGGCGCCTGGTACTGGCTTGCGAAGGGGGACGGGCACGTGCGTCCCGCGGCGGAAAAGGGGGAGACCGCCGAAGCGGAGAAGCAGCAATACACCTGCTCGATGCATCCCTTCGTCGTTTCGGACAAGCCGGGGAGTTGCCCGATCTGCGGGATGACGCTCGTCCCCATCCGGTCGGATTCGGCGGCCTCGACCGGGTCCGGCGGGGAGAAGAAGGACCGGAAGATCCTTTTCTACCGCAACCCCATGAACCCCGGCGTCACCTCGCCGGTTCCGGCCAAGGACAACATGGGCATGGATTACGTCCCGGTCTACGAGGGAGAAGGGGGCGAGGAGGGGACGATCCGCGTGGACCCGAACACGGTCCAGTCGATCGGCGTGCGGACGGCCACGGTGACCACGGGGGAGCTCAAGAAGACGATCCGGACGGTGGGGCGGGTCGCCTACGACGAGAGCCGGATCACGTCCGTCAATTCGAAGGTCAACGGCTGGATCGAGAAGCTTCATGTCAATACGACGGGGCAGGAGGTCCGGAAAGGGGAGCCGCTGATCGACATCTACTCCCCCGACCTCGTTTCGGCGCAGCAGGAATACCTGATCGCCCGCGGACACTTCGAGAAGGTGAAGGACAGCCCCTTCCCGGACGTGGTGAAAAGCGCCGCGGACCTGCTCGACTCCGCCCGGAAACGTCTCGACTACTGGGACATCAACGACGCCCAGATCGTGAAACTGGAGCGGACCGGCGAAGTCCGGAAAACCCTCACCCTGTACTCCCCCTTCCGCGGCGTGGTCGTGTCCAAGGCAGCCTTCGACGGCGCGAGGGTCATGGCGGGGATGGAGCTCTTCCGGATCGCCGACATCTCCCGCATCTGGGTGCAGGCGGACGTGTACGAATACGAGCTGCCCTGGGTGAAGCAGGGTGTCCCGGCCACGGTGACGCTGGATTACCTCCCGGGAAAGAAATTCCACGGGACCGTGACGTACGTGTACCCCTACCTGGAAGGGAAGACGAGAACGGCCACGGCGCGGATCGAACTGGTCAACCCCGGCATCCTGCTCAAGCCCGACATGTACGCCCACGTGGAACTCCATCCACGGGTAAAGGGGCGGACGGTCCTGATCCCGTCCGACGCCATTATCCGCTCCGGCATCCGCAACGTCGTCTTCATCGCCAGGGGGGAAGGACGGTTCCAGCCCCGCGAGGTATCGCTCGGGGTGGAAGGCGAGGAGGGGACGGTCCAGGTGCTTTCGGGTCTCTCCGGGGGCGAACAGATCGTGGTGTCGGCCCAGTTCCTCCTGGACTCGGAGAGCAATCTGAAGGAGGCCCTGAAGAAGTTCCAGGGAGGCGCGGCCGGTTCGCCGGCCGGTCCGGCCACGCCTTCTTCCGCGCCTTCCCCTTCCTCCCCGCCTCCCTCCGGCGGAATGGAGAACGGCTCCTCCACGAAGGGAACAGACATGAAGGGGATGGACATGAAGGGTTCCTCGACAGGGACGGAGCATCCGGCGGAACACGGAAAGGGGCGGTAG
- a CDS encoding TolC family protein — MRIGKGIMTPGRILSLLLAISITSSWASPLQAGEPVKGADVLRDLVRESLGRNPELAAFRSTAEGLEQRILPAGSLPDPMLSLSLSNVPVDDFRFDKTDMTSKDIGFTQAIPFPGKLSLKQEIARLSAVQGSDRVESMRNLIRFRVKRDFFLLLENREVTRLTEKNKALFGELLAVANSRYSVGKTPQQDLFKAQVEISRLEKMLIALRKKKVELVADLNTLRNRPVTDPVELPDAYDLPEIPYDESQLLELAKISNPDLRREEDAVRQRETALALARKQILPDFQIGGAYKVRENPPTGGERPDFFSATVGITLPLWYGRKQGKEVEASVRELSSAKSRYEDAWNAIRNRLQEIAADIAAQRESLSLFDTGLLPQARESVNSSRAAYEVGQVEFASVLLGQIVLYQQEIDREKTAEMLRIRTSELELVLGKELF, encoded by the coding sequence ATGCGGATCGGCAAAGGAATCATGACACCGGGAAGAATTCTCTCCCTGCTCTTGGCGATCTCGATCACGTCGTCGTGGGCGAGCCCGCTCCAGGCGGGGGAGCCCGTGAAGGGGGCGGACGTTCTCCGTGACCTCGTCCGGGAATCCCTCGGTCGGAATCCCGAACTCGCCGCCTTCCGGTCGACGGCGGAAGGTCTCGAACAGCGTATCCTTCCCGCGGGCTCCCTGCCCGACCCGATGCTCTCCCTCTCCCTCTCGAACGTCCCCGTGGACGACTTCCGGTTCGACAAGACGGATATGACCTCGAAGGACATCGGGTTCACCCAGGCGATCCCGTTCCCCGGGAAGCTCTCCCTGAAGCAGGAGATCGCCAGGCTGTCGGCCGTCCAGGGGTCGGACCGGGTGGAGAGCATGCGCAACCTGATCCGGTTCCGGGTCAAGCGGGACTTCTTCCTCCTTTTGGAAAACCGGGAAGTGACCCGTCTCACGGAGAAGAACAAGGCGCTCTTCGGGGAGCTCCTGGCGGTCGCGAACTCCCGGTACTCGGTCGGGAAGACACCACAGCAGGATCTCTTCAAGGCCCAGGTGGAGATCTCCCGCCTGGAGAAGATGCTGATCGCCCTTCGGAAAAAAAAGGTGGAGCTCGTGGCGGATCTGAACACCTTGCGCAACCGCCCGGTTACGGATCCGGTGGAGCTGCCCGACGCCTACGATCTGCCGGAAATTCCTTACGACGAATCGCAGCTGCTGGAGCTGGCGAAGATCTCGAATCCCGATCTCCGAAGGGAGGAGGACGCCGTCCGCCAGAGGGAGACGGCGCTTGCGCTGGCGAGGAAGCAGATCCTCCCCGACTTCCAGATCGGCGGGGCGTACAAGGTGCGGGAGAACCCCCCGACGGGCGGCGAGCGGCCGGATTTCTTCAGCGCGACCGTCGGGATCACGCTTCCGCTCTGGTATGGGAGGAAGCAGGGCAAGGAGGTGGAGGCGTCCGTGCGGGAGCTTTCCTCGGCGAAGAGCCGCTACGAGGACGCCTGGAACGCGATCCGGAACCGCCTCCAGGAGATCGCGGCGGACATCGCCGCGCAGCGTGAAAGCCTCTCCCTGTTCGACACGGGCCTTCTCCCGCAGGCGAGGGAGTCGGTGAACTCCTCCCGCGCCGCCTACGAGGTCGGCCAGGTCGAGTTCGCCTCCGTTCTTCTCGGGCAGATCGTGCTCTACCAGCAGGAGATCGACCGGGAAAAGACCGCGGAAATGCTCCGGATCCGGACTTCGGAGCTGGAACTGGTGCTGGGGAAGGAACTCTTCTGA